A single genomic interval of Electrophorus electricus isolate fEleEle1 chromosome 4, fEleEle1.pri, whole genome shotgun sequence harbors:
- the LOC113583491 gene encoding forkhead box protein K2 isoform X1, with amino-acid sequence MAVVSALSGPAVARLEGREFEYLMKKRAVTVGRNSSQGSVDVSMGHSSFISRRHLEIFTAGEDAARGGDFYLRCVGKNGVFVDGVFLRRGAPPLQLPRECTFRFPSTSIKITFTALAHVKTDKQEAESPVKAVQPQISPLSINIPDNIAHLMSPLPSPTGTISAANSCPSSPGGAGSSGYRVGRVIPTDLQLINDNSQSENDKEPSGGDSPKDDSKPPYSYAQLIVQAITLALDKQLTLNGIYTHITKNYPYYRSADKGWQNSIRHNLSLNRYFLKVPRSQEEPGKGSFWRIDPSSEGKLIEQAFRKRRPRGVPCFRTPLGPLSSRSAPASPNHSGVLSAHSSGGQTPDSLSREGSPVPMESEPVPAPPPAPAAAPVQPKLAVIQEARLAQNTPGCSLSSQPVLIAVQRPLAQSVKPMAYVAGPASSAASCPQTLMQAVHVLHQIPVTAGNASAEPQENGAHEELKVKVEAIPTVTHTSIGSASRIVQTSTAAAPLQTVTIVQQAPLGQHQLPIKTITQNGTHVVPIATAIQAHSVSSPLHLLAAHASVSASLPTKRQNGERTSDPPQSKRPKADEGLHQPANGTPAPSTDTPPANPN; translated from the exons ATGGCGGTGGTGAGCGCGCTGTCCGGGCCGGCGGTCGCGCGGCTCGAGGGCCGCGAGTTCGAGTACCTAATGAAGAAGCGCGCGGTGACCGTCGGCCGGAACTCGTCGCAGGGCTCCGTGGACGTGAGCATGGGCCACTCGAGCTTCATCTCGCGGAGACACCTCGAGATCTTCACGGCGGGGGAGGACGCGGCGCGCGGGGGGGACTTCTACCTGCGGTGCGTGGGGAAGAACGGGGTGTTCGTGGACGGGGTGTTTCTGCGGCGAGGCGCCCCCCCGCTGCAGCTACCGCGAGA GTGCACGTTTCGGTTTCCCAGCACCAGTATCAAGATCACCTTCACCGCGCTCGCCCACGTCAAGACGGACAAGCAGGAGGCGGAGTCTCCGGTGAAGGCGGTGCAGCCCCAGATCTCCCCGCTGTCAATCAACATCCCTGACAACATCGCTCACCTCATGAGTCCCCTACCCTCCCCCACAGGAACCATCAG cGCGGCTAACTCATGTCCGTCCAGCCCCGGGGGCGCTGGGTCCTCGGGGTACAGGGTGGGCCGCGTCATCCCGACAGACCTGCAGCTCATCAACGATAACTCTCAGTCAGAGAACGACAAGGAGCCCTCCGGAGGAGACAGCCCCAAG gATGACTCCAAGCCTCCCTACTCGTACGCCCAGCTCATCGTGCAGGCCATCACGCTGGCCCTGGACAAGCAGCTCACACTCAATGGCATCTACACCCACATCACTAAGAACTACCCCTACTACAGGAGCGCCGACAAGGGGTGGCAG aacTCTATCCGACACAATCTGTCTCTAAACCGCTACTTTCTCAAAGTGCCGCGCTCCCAGGAGGAGCCAGGGAAGGGCTCCTTCTGGAGAATAGACCCGTCCTCTGAGGGCAAGCTCATCGAGCAGGCCTTCCGGAAGCGCAGGCCCCGCGGTGTGCCCTGCTTCAGGACCCCGCTAGGTCCCCTCTCGTCCAG AAGTGCCCCAGCATCCCCGAATCACTCAGGGGTGCTCTCCGCCCACTCCAGCGGGGGACAGACCCCTGACAGCCTATCACGCGAGGGCTCGCCCGTTCCCATGGAGTCGGAGCCTGTCCCTGCCCCGCCACCTGCACCCGCTGCTGCTCCTGTGCAGCCGAAGCTAGCTGTCATTCAGGAGGCTCGCCTAGCACAGAACACGCCAG gcTGTTCTCTCAGCAGTCAGCCTGTGCTCATAGCCGTACAGAGACCTCTCGCTCAGTCTGTGAAGCCCATGGCATACGTGGCTGGCCCCGCCTCTTCCGCCGCCTCCTGCCCCCAGACGCTCATGCAGGCAGTCCACGTATTGCACCAGATTCCCGTCACCGCCGGCAACGCCTCCGCCGAGCCACAGGAGAATGGCGCACACGAAGAGCTCAAAG TGAAAGTGGAGGCCATCCCTACCGTCACCCACACCTCCATTGGCTCCGCCAGTCGAATAGTCCAGACCAGTACGGCAGCCGCGCCCCTCCAGACTGTTACCATAGTGCAGCAAGCCCCATTGGGCCAGCATCAACTGCCAATCAAAACCATCACACAGAATGGCACCCATGTGGTTCCTATTGCCACGGCGATACAAGCCCATTCAG tCTCCAGTCCTCTCCATCTATTGGCTGCCCATGCATcggtctctgcctctctccccacCAAGCGACAGAATGGCGAGAGAACCAGTGACCCCCCCCAGAGCAAACGGCCCAAAGCAGACGAGGGGCTGCACCAGCCCGCCAACGGAACCCCCGCCCCTAGCACAGACACGCCCCCTGCCAACCCAAACTAG
- the LOC113583491 gene encoding forkhead box protein K2 isoform X3 → MSWSLLGSARRRDCRVTGSHRVFATEECLIMALALSCMFLLLQHGCTFRFPSTSIKITFTALAHVKTDKQEAESPVKAVQPQISPLSINIPDNIAHLMSPLPSPTGTISAANSCPSSPGGAGSSGYRVGRVIPTDLQLINDNSQSENDKEPSGGDSPKDDSKPPYSYAQLIVQAITLALDKQLTLNGIYTHITKNYPYYRSADKGWQNSIRHNLSLNRYFLKVPRSQEEPGKGSFWRIDPSSEGKLIEQAFRKRRPRGVPCFRTPLGPLSSRSAPASPNHSGVLSAHSSGGQTPDSLSREGSPVPMESEPVPAPPPAPAAAPVQPKLAVIQEARLAQNTPGCSLSSQPVLIAVQRPLAQSVKPMAYVAGPASSAASCPQTLMQAVHVLHQIPVTAGNASAEPQENGAHEELKVKVEAIPTVTHTSIGSASRIVQTSTAAAPLQTVTIVQQAPLGQHQLPIKTITQNGTHVVPIATAIQAHSVSSPLHLLAAHASVSASLPTKRQNGERTSDPPQSKRPKADEGLHQPANGTPAPSTDTPPANPN, encoded by the exons ATGAGCTGGTCCCTGCTCGGATCCGCACGGCGCCGTGACTGTCGGGTTACTGGATCGCACAGAGTGTTTGCGACTGAAGAGTGTTTAATCATGGCTCTCGCGCTCTCCTGTATGTTTCTGCTTCTCCAGCACGG GTGCACGTTTCGGTTTCCCAGCACCAGTATCAAGATCACCTTCACCGCGCTCGCCCACGTCAAGACGGACAAGCAGGAGGCGGAGTCTCCGGTGAAGGCGGTGCAGCCCCAGATCTCCCCGCTGTCAATCAACATCCCTGACAACATCGCTCACCTCATGAGTCCCCTACCCTCCCCCACAGGAACCATCAG cGCGGCTAACTCATGTCCGTCCAGCCCCGGGGGCGCTGGGTCCTCGGGGTACAGGGTGGGCCGCGTCATCCCGACAGACCTGCAGCTCATCAACGATAACTCTCAGTCAGAGAACGACAAGGAGCCCTCCGGAGGAGACAGCCCCAAG gATGACTCCAAGCCTCCCTACTCGTACGCCCAGCTCATCGTGCAGGCCATCACGCTGGCCCTGGACAAGCAGCTCACACTCAATGGCATCTACACCCACATCACTAAGAACTACCCCTACTACAGGAGCGCCGACAAGGGGTGGCAG aacTCTATCCGACACAATCTGTCTCTAAACCGCTACTTTCTCAAAGTGCCGCGCTCCCAGGAGGAGCCAGGGAAGGGCTCCTTCTGGAGAATAGACCCGTCCTCTGAGGGCAAGCTCATCGAGCAGGCCTTCCGGAAGCGCAGGCCCCGCGGTGTGCCCTGCTTCAGGACCCCGCTAGGTCCCCTCTCGTCCAG AAGTGCCCCAGCATCCCCGAATCACTCAGGGGTGCTCTCCGCCCACTCCAGCGGGGGACAGACCCCTGACAGCCTATCACGCGAGGGCTCGCCCGTTCCCATGGAGTCGGAGCCTGTCCCTGCCCCGCCACCTGCACCCGCTGCTGCTCCTGTGCAGCCGAAGCTAGCTGTCATTCAGGAGGCTCGCCTAGCACAGAACACGCCAG gcTGTTCTCTCAGCAGTCAGCCTGTGCTCATAGCCGTACAGAGACCTCTCGCTCAGTCTGTGAAGCCCATGGCATACGTGGCTGGCCCCGCCTCTTCCGCCGCCTCCTGCCCCCAGACGCTCATGCAGGCAGTCCACGTATTGCACCAGATTCCCGTCACCGCCGGCAACGCCTCCGCCGAGCCACAGGAGAATGGCGCACACGAAGAGCTCAAAG TGAAAGTGGAGGCCATCCCTACCGTCACCCACACCTCCATTGGCTCCGCCAGTCGAATAGTCCAGACCAGTACGGCAGCCGCGCCCCTCCAGACTGTTACCATAGTGCAGCAAGCCCCATTGGGCCAGCATCAACTGCCAATCAAAACCATCACACAGAATGGCACCCATGTGGTTCCTATTGCCACGGCGATACAAGCCCATTCAG tCTCCAGTCCTCTCCATCTATTGGCTGCCCATGCATcggtctctgcctctctccccacCAAGCGACAGAATGGCGAGAGAACCAGTGACCCCCCCCAGAGCAAACGGCCCAAAGCAGACGAGGGGCTGCACCAGCCCGCCAACGGAACCCCCGCCCCTAGCACAGACACGCCCCCTGCCAACCCAAACTAG
- the LOC113583491 gene encoding forkhead box protein K2 isoform X2, which produces MAVVSALSGPAVARLEGREFEYLMKKRAVTVGRNSSQGSVDVSMGHSSFISRRHLEIFTAGEDAARGGDFYLRCTFRFPSTSIKITFTALAHVKTDKQEAESPVKAVQPQISPLSINIPDNIAHLMSPLPSPTGTISAANSCPSSPGGAGSSGYRVGRVIPTDLQLINDNSQSENDKEPSGGDSPKDDSKPPYSYAQLIVQAITLALDKQLTLNGIYTHITKNYPYYRSADKGWQNSIRHNLSLNRYFLKVPRSQEEPGKGSFWRIDPSSEGKLIEQAFRKRRPRGVPCFRTPLGPLSSRSAPASPNHSGVLSAHSSGGQTPDSLSREGSPVPMESEPVPAPPPAPAAAPVQPKLAVIQEARLAQNTPGCSLSSQPVLIAVQRPLAQSVKPMAYVAGPASSAASCPQTLMQAVHVLHQIPVTAGNASAEPQENGAHEELKVKVEAIPTVTHTSIGSASRIVQTSTAAAPLQTVTIVQQAPLGQHQLPIKTITQNGTHVVPIATAIQAHSVSSPLHLLAAHASVSASLPTKRQNGERTSDPPQSKRPKADEGLHQPANGTPAPSTDTPPANPN; this is translated from the exons ATGGCGGTGGTGAGCGCGCTGTCCGGGCCGGCGGTCGCGCGGCTCGAGGGCCGCGAGTTCGAGTACCTAATGAAGAAGCGCGCGGTGACCGTCGGCCGGAACTCGTCGCAGGGCTCCGTGGACGTGAGCATGGGCCACTCGAGCTTCATCTCGCGGAGACACCTCGAGATCTTCACGGCGGGGGAGGACGCGGCGCGCGGGGGGGACTTCTACCTGCG GTGCACGTTTCGGTTTCCCAGCACCAGTATCAAGATCACCTTCACCGCGCTCGCCCACGTCAAGACGGACAAGCAGGAGGCGGAGTCTCCGGTGAAGGCGGTGCAGCCCCAGATCTCCCCGCTGTCAATCAACATCCCTGACAACATCGCTCACCTCATGAGTCCCCTACCCTCCCCCACAGGAACCATCAG cGCGGCTAACTCATGTCCGTCCAGCCCCGGGGGCGCTGGGTCCTCGGGGTACAGGGTGGGCCGCGTCATCCCGACAGACCTGCAGCTCATCAACGATAACTCTCAGTCAGAGAACGACAAGGAGCCCTCCGGAGGAGACAGCCCCAAG gATGACTCCAAGCCTCCCTACTCGTACGCCCAGCTCATCGTGCAGGCCATCACGCTGGCCCTGGACAAGCAGCTCACACTCAATGGCATCTACACCCACATCACTAAGAACTACCCCTACTACAGGAGCGCCGACAAGGGGTGGCAG aacTCTATCCGACACAATCTGTCTCTAAACCGCTACTTTCTCAAAGTGCCGCGCTCCCAGGAGGAGCCAGGGAAGGGCTCCTTCTGGAGAATAGACCCGTCCTCTGAGGGCAAGCTCATCGAGCAGGCCTTCCGGAAGCGCAGGCCCCGCGGTGTGCCCTGCTTCAGGACCCCGCTAGGTCCCCTCTCGTCCAG AAGTGCCCCAGCATCCCCGAATCACTCAGGGGTGCTCTCCGCCCACTCCAGCGGGGGACAGACCCCTGACAGCCTATCACGCGAGGGCTCGCCCGTTCCCATGGAGTCGGAGCCTGTCCCTGCCCCGCCACCTGCACCCGCTGCTGCTCCTGTGCAGCCGAAGCTAGCTGTCATTCAGGAGGCTCGCCTAGCACAGAACACGCCAG gcTGTTCTCTCAGCAGTCAGCCTGTGCTCATAGCCGTACAGAGACCTCTCGCTCAGTCTGTGAAGCCCATGGCATACGTGGCTGGCCCCGCCTCTTCCGCCGCCTCCTGCCCCCAGACGCTCATGCAGGCAGTCCACGTATTGCACCAGATTCCCGTCACCGCCGGCAACGCCTCCGCCGAGCCACAGGAGAATGGCGCACACGAAGAGCTCAAAG TGAAAGTGGAGGCCATCCCTACCGTCACCCACACCTCCATTGGCTCCGCCAGTCGAATAGTCCAGACCAGTACGGCAGCCGCGCCCCTCCAGACTGTTACCATAGTGCAGCAAGCCCCATTGGGCCAGCATCAACTGCCAATCAAAACCATCACACAGAATGGCACCCATGTGGTTCCTATTGCCACGGCGATACAAGCCCATTCAG tCTCCAGTCCTCTCCATCTATTGGCTGCCCATGCATcggtctctgcctctctccccacCAAGCGACAGAATGGCGAGAGAACCAGTGACCCCCCCCAGAGCAAACGGCCCAAAGCAGACGAGGGGCTGCACCAGCCCGCCAACGGAACCCCCGCCCCTAGCACAGACACGCCCCCTGCCAACCCAAACTAG